The following are encoded in a window of Methylicorpusculum oleiharenae genomic DNA:
- a CDS encoding alcohol dehydrogenase catalytic domain-containing protein, with protein MQALVLNNGLSYRQDVPKPVAGVNEALISLKLAGICATDLELVKGYAGFSGIIGHEFVGVVDAVNHPEHRHWLNRRVVGSINIGCQHCYNCLHEGPEHCQRRTVLGIRGKDGVFADYFTLPVSQLYIVPDEVSDQAAVFTEPLAAALRVVKQLEPLTVTTVAVVGPGRLGLLIAKVLALAGYDIEVLGRSEASLALPRQWQLKTALIEEVADHQFACVIDASGQASGFRQSLRILKPRGTLVLKSTFSSTEPLDLSKIVIYELTVLGSRCGPFADALALLQQQTVPVETLIDGYYHLNEGLTALTHAAQAGVRKILLQG; from the coding sequence ATGCAAGCACTTGTATTAAACAACGGTTTATCGTACCGGCAGGATGTCCCCAAGCCTGTAGCCGGTGTCAATGAAGCATTAATCAGCCTGAAACTCGCCGGTATTTGTGCCACTGATCTGGAGTTGGTAAAAGGATATGCCGGTTTCTCCGGCATCATCGGTCATGAATTTGTGGGGGTTGTGGACGCGGTGAATCACCCCGAACATCGCCACTGGCTTAACCGCCGCGTGGTGGGTTCGATCAATATCGGCTGTCAACACTGTTATAATTGTCTGCACGAGGGGCCTGAGCATTGCCAACGTCGAACTGTGTTGGGCATCCGCGGCAAAGACGGTGTTTTCGCCGACTACTTTACGCTACCGGTCAGTCAACTTTATATCGTGCCTGATGAGGTTTCGGATCAAGCGGCTGTGTTTACCGAGCCCTTGGCCGCCGCCCTTAGGGTGGTAAAGCAACTGGAACCTTTGACCGTTACGACAGTGGCAGTAGTCGGTCCGGGACGATTGGGCCTGCTGATTGCCAAGGTGTTAGCTTTGGCGGGTTATGATATTGAAGTACTGGGGCGTTCGGAAGCGTCCCTGGCATTACCGAGACAGTGGCAGCTCAAGACGGCCTTAATCGAGGAGGTGGCGGATCATCAGTTTGCTTGTGTGATCGATGCCAGCGGCCAGGCCAGCGGTTTCAGGCAATCGTTGCGAATCCTCAAGCCGCGAGGCACCTTGGTCCTTAAGAGTACGTTTTCGTCAACAGAACCCCTCGACTTAAGCAAAATAGTGATTTATGAATTAACTGTTCTCGGTTCTCGCTGCGGGCCTTTTGCCGACGCTTTGGCCCTGCTCCAACAGCAAACTGTCCCGGTTGAAACACTGATTGACGGGTATTATCATTTAAATGAAGGCTTAACCGCGTTAACTCATGCCGCCCAAGCCGGCGTTAGAAAAATACTGTTGCAGGGCTAA
- a CDS encoding outer membrane lipoprotein-sorting protein yields MFLRLQLLLALIVAQPLITTPVSAEGANSPKPDATELLAKADGYRNFKGQSFTFDLKLNSIEPGKDDQIFTLKVEILNPHTSLVIYNEPVSERGKALLMAEKNLWFHSPSSHKPIRITPQQRLLGEAANGDVASTDFSGDYDPEYLGAETVDAIPCHVLELKAKADSLATYDKLKLWLRADDFKPYKADFFAASGKLLKTAYYKRYEKQPGQGNKEQLTSIQIINPLAEGKQTLMEYSNFKVVELPASRFSANALKRL; encoded by the coding sequence ATGTTTTTAAGACTTCAATTATTACTTGCACTTATAGTGGCTCAACCCTTAATAACCACTCCGGTATCGGCAGAGGGAGCAAATTCCCCCAAACCGGACGCCACAGAATTACTGGCTAAAGCCGATGGATATAGAAATTTTAAAGGACAGTCCTTTACTTTCGATCTGAAGCTGAACAGCATCGAGCCGGGCAAAGACGATCAAATTTTTACTCTCAAGGTGGAAATTTTAAACCCGCATACCTCGCTGGTCATCTACAACGAACCGGTGAGTGAACGCGGCAAAGCCCTGCTTATGGCTGAAAAAAATTTATGGTTTCATTCTCCGTCAAGCCATAAACCGATACGGATCACACCGCAACAAAGATTATTGGGCGAAGCGGCTAACGGCGACGTTGCCAGCACCGATTTTTCAGGGGATTACGATCCTGAATACTTAGGCGCAGAAACTGTAGACGCTATACCTTGCCATGTGCTGGAATTAAAAGCTAAAGCTGACAGTTTGGCCACTTACGATAAATTGAAATTATGGCTGCGTGCTGACGATTTCAAACCGTATAAAGCGGATTTTTTTGCCGCCTCCGGCAAACTGCTGAAAACTGCTTACTACAAGCGTTATGAAAAACAGCCTGGCCAGGGCAACAAAGAGCAATTGACCAGCATTCAGATTATCAATCCGCTGGCCGAGGGTAAACAAACTTTGATGGAATATTCCAATTTTAAAGTGGTCGAATTGCCTGCTTCCCGCTTCAGCGCTAATGCTTTGAAACGTTTGTAG
- a CDS encoding ABC transporter permease, translating into MLVFKIAWRNILRYKRRSLFAMMTILVGVAGIVLFGGFVEANYIGLRESIIRSQYGHLQIHQKGYELNYRREPNPYRMTPDLTRQAQALLESIPNVLITSRRLEFTGLLGNQQNSRAAIVRGVDPDSEALINSALTITDGTDLDSAKPEGVLLGEGLAQGIDAKVGDTLTLLGTTVNGVMNAVDVEVVGIFQSFAKEYDDAAMMMVLENAQNLLNTQSIDTLVVLLDDTLALPEAVASIVDKTQQQQLDIEWIEWFKMASFYQKVVDLYSGFFLFINLVIYIVVLFGVSNTMIVTVMERTSEIGTLRAMGMRRGGIIRQFLAEGLMLALLGALLGVASGIAITWLINSLEIMMPPPPGSSKGYPLHLQYVEEIWFSTVFVVGVIAFFATFIPALQASRKAIVDALRHV; encoded by the coding sequence ATGCTTGTATTTAAAATAGCTTGGCGCAATATTCTGCGTTACAAACGCCGTTCACTATTTGCAATGATGACGATACTCGTGGGCGTTGCCGGTATTGTTCTGTTCGGGGGCTTTGTTGAAGCCAACTATATCGGTTTACGCGAGTCGATTATTCGCAGCCAGTATGGCCATCTGCAAATCCATCAAAAAGGCTACGAACTCAATTACCGCAGGGAACCGAACCCATACCGCATGACGCCGGATCTGACCCGTCAGGCGCAAGCTTTATTAGAATCTATTCCGAACGTGCTGATCACATCCCGCCGACTGGAGTTTACGGGTTTGCTGGGCAACCAACAAAACAGCCGCGCAGCCATTGTTCGCGGGGTAGACCCGGACAGTGAGGCGTTGATCAACTCGGCGCTGACGATAACCGACGGAACTGATTTGGACTCGGCCAAACCGGAAGGCGTATTGTTGGGCGAAGGCTTGGCTCAAGGCATAGATGCCAAGGTAGGCGATACGCTGACGTTGCTGGGAACTACCGTGAACGGCGTGATGAATGCCGTCGACGTTGAGGTCGTCGGCATTTTTCAGAGTTTCGCCAAAGAATACGATGATGCGGCGATGATGATGGTGCTCGAAAATGCGCAAAACCTGTTGAATACTCAGTCTATCGACACCCTCGTAGTGCTGCTGGACGATACCTTGGCGCTACCGGAAGCCGTCGCGTCTATTGTTGACAAAACGCAGCAGCAACAACTGGATATTGAATGGATTGAATGGTTCAAAATGGCCAGTTTTTACCAAAAAGTCGTCGATCTCTATAGCGGTTTTTTCCTTTTTATCAATCTGGTCATTTACATTGTTGTTCTATTCGGCGTCAGCAACACCATGATCGTCACGGTGATGGAACGCACATCCGAAATAGGCACACTGCGCGCCATGGGCATGCGCAGAGGCGGAATAATCAGACAATTCTTGGCGGAGGGACTGATGCTCGCGTTGCTTGGGGCGTTGCTGGGCGTAGCATCAGGCATCGCCATCACCTGGCTGATCAACAGCCTTGAAATCATGATGCCGCCGCCGCCCGGTTCATCTAAAGGCTACCCCTTGCATCTGCAGTACGTAGAGGAAATCTGGTTCAGTACGGTGTTTGTGGTTGGCGTTATTGCCTTTTTTGCGACCTTTATTCCGGCGCTGCAAGCATCCCGAAAAGCCATTGTGGATGCCTTGCGGCACGTGTGA
- a CDS encoding ABC transporter ATP-binding protein produces MSFIQVNNLTKHYRLGDNTVHALRGVSLNVKKGERLFLGGPSGSGKSTLLHIIGCLDKYDNGNVTIGGKDITLTNDREMSDFRARNIGFVFQNFNLMPVLNVFENVQYPLLLNRSIPYGQRRKQVQTILEAVGLIAHAGHFPNELSGGQRQRVAIARALVHEPQLLIADEPTANLDSTTGTAIMELMLNLSLSHGSTVIICTHNPELLAGAERCIMLRDGLVTNDSTTQTKRGNVYACI; encoded by the coding sequence ATGAGCTTTATACAAGTTAATAATCTAACTAAACACTACCGGCTGGGCGACAACACGGTGCATGCACTGAGAGGCGTATCTCTCAACGTTAAAAAAGGCGAACGGCTATTTTTGGGGGGACCTTCCGGCAGCGGCAAGTCAACCTTATTGCACATCATTGGCTGCCTGGATAAATATGACAACGGCAACGTCACGATCGGAGGCAAAGATATCACGTTAACCAACGACCGGGAAATGTCCGATTTCCGGGCACGTAATATCGGTTTTGTCTTTCAAAATTTTAATTTGATGCCGGTCTTGAATGTATTTGAAAACGTGCAGTATCCGCTGCTGCTGAACCGTTCCATTCCCTACGGTCAGCGCCGCAAACAAGTGCAGACGATCCTTGAGGCAGTCGGTCTCATTGCTCATGCCGGCCATTTTCCGAATGAGTTGTCGGGTGGTCAACGTCAGCGTGTTGCCATTGCCCGTGCGCTGGTGCATGAACCACAGCTGCTGATTGCAGATGAACCCACTGCAAACCTGGATTCAACCACCGGCACTGCGATTATGGAACTGATGCTTAATCTCTCACTCAGTCATGGCTCTACCGTGATTATCTGCACGCATAATCCGGAACTGCTGGCAGGTGCGGAACGCTGCATCATGCTACGTGACGGACTGGTCACAAACGATTCGACTACACAAACTAAGCGAGGGAATGTTTATGCTTGTATTTAA
- a CDS encoding SDR family oxidoreductase: MVVNPHILLVGEIGYLEPLLLLLSNAGAKILNSDEILLQEDGKTPLLPAMTNLIECAYNSMGHIDTLLFCDRVRTDETECPDAGEIVRQTLDSVSRLLVSVRCLALKMIESESPGQIIIVCDTSAVAGRHNCLISSTVGGALIGMSKSLAKELGRYRIAVNIICLGVMEEIDPQNEYTPAEAMMLKVSGLGKIGSLKHLANNIMHLAGNEHWLNGQILHINDGLVM, from the coding sequence ATGGTAGTCAATCCGCACATATTGCTCGTTGGAGAAATCGGCTATCTGGAGCCATTGTTGCTTTTGTTATCCAACGCAGGTGCCAAAATCCTGAATAGCGATGAAATCCTTCTTCAAGAGGATGGCAAAACACCGCTTTTGCCGGCAATGACGAACCTCATAGAGTGTGCATATAACTCCATGGGCCATATCGATACCTTGCTGTTTTGCGACCGGGTACGTACCGACGAAACAGAATGTCCCGATGCCGGTGAGATAGTGCGACAAACACTGGACTCCGTAAGCCGTTTACTCGTTTCGGTCCGCTGCTTGGCGCTCAAGATGATTGAAAGCGAATCACCGGGGCAGATCATCATTGTCTGCGATACCTCGGCCGTAGCAGGAAGACACAACTGTTTGATCAGTTCGACGGTAGGCGGTGCATTGATAGGTATGAGCAAAAGCTTGGCCAAGGAATTGGGCCGCTACCGTATCGCCGTCAACATCATCTGCTTGGGTGTAATGGAAGAAATTGATCCTCAAAACGAATATACCCCTGCCGAAGCCATGATGTTAAAAGTCAGCGGTTTAGGCAAAATAGGAAGCCTGAAACACCTGGCGAATAACATCATGCATTTGGCCGGCAATGAACATTGGCTGAACGGCCAGATACTGCATATTAACGATGGTTTGGTTATGTAG
- a CDS encoding SDR family NAD(P)-dependent oxidoreductase, which yields METITEQHPADNTAPRRALPHLPLSGRRVLISGASGNIGSVLAERLAIEGASVALHYQNNAEAVNRLLELVNTASTGQVRAVAVRGKLDDYYEAERVFAEAESELGGIDVLINCVGMSRDNSLLMLTEEDVAAVIQGNLAPVVYLSQFMTQQQSIEHGRIINITSITGLVGQPMRSLYGAAKGAVIAYTKSVARQIANKGWTANCIAPQVVQGGLASHMKSHAQTLISSVTPIKKTCTPDDLTGLAAFLAAPESGFVTGTVLNVTGGLITW from the coding sequence ATGGAAACGATAACTGAGCAACATCCTGCAGACAACACTGCCCCAAGGCGTGCCCTCCCACACCTGCCGCTATCGGGACGCCGGGTTTTGATTTCCGGCGCCAGCGGCAACATAGGCAGTGTATTGGCTGAACGCTTGGCAATAGAAGGCGCTTCGGTTGCGCTGCATTACCAGAACAATGCCGAAGCGGTAAACAGGCTGCTTGAGCTTGTTAACACCGCCAGCACCGGTCAGGTTCGTGCTGTTGCGGTACGTGGAAAACTGGATGATTATTACGAAGCCGAAAGGGTTTTTGCAGAAGCGGAATCAGAGCTGGGCGGAATAGACGTTCTGATCAATTGCGTTGGGATGTCACGCGATAATTCGCTGTTGATGCTGACCGAAGAGGATGTCGCCGCTGTCATTCAGGGCAATCTGGCCCCGGTTGTCTATTTATCGCAATTCATGACCCAGCAGCAGTCTATTGAACACGGGCGCATCATCAACATTACCTCGATTACCGGTTTGGTCGGCCAACCCATGCGTTCATTATATGGCGCAGCCAAAGGCGCCGTCATCGCTTATACCAAAAGTGTTGCAAGACAGATTGCGAATAAAGGCTGGACAGCCAACTGTATTGCGCCACAAGTTGTACAAGGTGGTCTGGCCAGTCACATGAAGTCGCATGCACAAACGCTCATATCCAGTGTTACGCCGATAAAAAAAACCTGCACACCGGATGATTTAACGGGGCTGGCTGCTTTTTTGGCGGCGCCGGAATCCGGCTTCGTAACAGGCACCGTCTTAAACGTTACAGGAGGTTTGATAACATGGTAG
- a CDS encoding tetratricopeptide repeat protein: MATLYLLLFSSTSAFAIAVQDLRGEEAQTALHQFEAKIKENPNDFEALKSAGIILHQLSRTHADKQQISTSENYLKSAKALQENDPETSAWLGSVTTMKALFESDPGKKTFFVKLGTRLLDKAVQTAPDNTVVRLTRAYNSLELPAFLMRTKFAVEDFKHYLKQCESQGCPQEYIADANAKLAEAEKILVDNF; this comes from the coding sequence ATGGCAACACTCTATCTTTTGTTATTTTCCTCAACGTCTGCATTTGCAATTGCGGTACAGGATCTACGTGGCGAAGAAGCTCAAACGGCATTGCATCAATTCGAAGCGAAAATAAAGGAAAATCCTAATGATTTCGAAGCATTAAAATCCGCCGGCATTATTTTGCATCAATTAAGCCGAACTCATGCCGACAAGCAACAGATCAGCACATCTGAAAATTACCTGAAATCAGCCAAAGCTTTACAGGAAAATGATCCGGAAACCAGCGCCTGGCTGGGAAGCGTAACAACCATGAAAGCGCTGTTTGAATCCGACCCCGGTAAAAAGACGTTTTTTGTAAAACTGGGAACGCGCCTTTTGGACAAGGCCGTGCAAACTGCTCCGGACAATACCGTGGTTCGCTTAACCCGAGCCTACAACAGCCTGGAACTGCCGGCATTTTTGATGCGCACCAAATTTGCCGTTGAGGATTTCAAGCATTATCTGAAACAGTGCGAATCACAAGGTTGCCCACAGGAATACATTGCCGATGCAAACGCCAAATTGGCGGAAGCGGAAAAAATTCTTGTTGATAATTTCTAG
- a CDS encoding FAD-dependent oxidoreductase: MNRRQALQTMMALGALGLSSCAGINFRVDPDGKISAVDLPAEFDEIDHFQITHTLRDGRQFSVPAPSLNKDVVIVGGGISGLTTLKNLAGYDALLVEKENDIGGNSRRRKANGIHYPLGAIVNQGSIAPFTDFFTDLDIPFEPLEGDHLSYHINGCSVANPLQEGSQRLPVTDEERISFRQLGLDLAALSDPVNGIFFPRTENKPGIKELDRLTFGQYLAQQNYTSAARHFMKLILSSRLGENGDKVSAWAALYILSTLRQPAFTLPGGHGVIAEKLHARCLDKNANAILTGFTVINIENKSNGKVWVTGVHKDESLQTIAADCVVVAAPKMYAKYAVRGLAEGRPKLYDRFNYNAYLVAQVELTRPVAQAFETVSASHFSRFIIAADWLKNNRSPKDKSHLTVYVPYPGKPGRISLYSETAGSLAKMIIGDLHEIMPQSRGAVQSIYLHRWGHPMVSCAPGMDQLCAAAKQPFGRVVFAHSDSFGISGLYSAVWSGMEAGIDAQLIMEEQAV, translated from the coding sequence ATGAATCGCAGACAAGCATTACAAACGATGATGGCTTTAGGCGCACTGGGCCTGAGCTCTTGTGCCGGCATCAATTTTCGCGTTGATCCCGACGGTAAAATCAGCGCGGTTGATCTGCCTGCCGAATTTGATGAAATCGATCATTTCCAAATAACGCACACGCTCCGCGACGGCCGGCAATTTTCTGTCCCGGCTCCTTCGCTAAACAAGGATGTGGTCATTGTCGGAGGTGGCATTTCCGGTTTGACGACCTTGAAAAATTTAGCCGGCTACGATGCTCTGCTGGTGGAAAAAGAAAACGACATCGGTGGAAACTCAAGACGCAGAAAAGCCAACGGCATTCACTATCCGTTGGGCGCTATAGTCAACCAAGGATCGATTGCGCCGTTTACCGATTTCTTTACCGATCTTGACATCCCTTTTGAACCGCTTGAAGGGGATCATCTGTCCTATCACATAAATGGCTGCTCCGTTGCGAACCCACTGCAGGAGGGTTCGCAGCGTTTACCGGTAACAGATGAAGAGCGTATATCGTTTCGACAGCTCGGACTTGATCTGGCGGCATTGTCTGATCCAGTCAACGGCATCTTTTTTCCCCGCACTGAAAACAAACCGGGCATCAAGGAACTGGATCGTTTGACCTTCGGGCAGTATCTGGCACAGCAAAACTATACCTCCGCGGCACGGCATTTCATGAAGTTGATATTAAGCTCGCGACTGGGCGAAAACGGAGACAAGGTATCGGCCTGGGCTGCGTTGTACATTCTTTCCACACTGCGGCAGCCTGCTTTTACGCTGCCCGGCGGACACGGTGTAATTGCCGAGAAATTACACGCTCGTTGTCTTGATAAAAATGCGAATGCAATATTGACCGGCTTTACCGTGATCAATATTGAAAATAAAAGCAACGGCAAAGTCTGGGTTACCGGTGTTCATAAAGATGAATCACTGCAAACGATAGCCGCCGATTGTGTCGTCGTGGCGGCGCCAAAAATGTATGCCAAATACGCGGTGCGGGGACTGGCCGAAGGCCGACCCAAGCTCTATGACCGCTTCAATTACAATGCCTATTTAGTCGCTCAGGTCGAACTAACCCGGCCAGTCGCACAGGCTTTTGAAACAGTCAGCGCTTCTCATTTCAGCCGCTTTATCATTGCAGCGGACTGGTTAAAAAATAATCGCAGCCCGAAAGACAAAAGCCATTTGACGGTTTATGTTCCCTATCCCGGAAAGCCCGGCCGCATTTCACTCTACAGTGAAACTGCCGGCAGCCTTGCCAAGATGATTATTGGCGATCTGCACGAAATCATGCCGCAAAGTCGGGGGGCGGTCCAATCGATATATTTACATCGATGGGGCCATCCCATGGTTTCTTGTGCGCCCGGCATGGATCAACTTTGTGCCGCCGCCAAACAGCCATTCGGCCGTGTCGTCTTTGCTCACAGTGATTCGTTCGGCATTTCCGGATTGTATTCGGCCGTCTGGTCCGGCATGGAAGCCGGCATAGACGCGCAACTGATAATGGAGGAGCAGGCTGTTTAA
- a CDS encoding hotdog family protein: MKIDHTAIQAILPHRDPILLLDTIEITNPGISGKSILKFSQSLALWDTLTAAALKDELILEGAAQLLGVVLSSSNSPDRKPDEGGERLLLSFDQVDFDDPADSDLPVTVSVTVVSRFGSLSAGNFKAEQQQRKLASGKIVVLGG, translated from the coding sequence ATGAAAATCGACCACACCGCCATTCAAGCAATTCTGCCGCATCGTGACCCTATCCTGTTGCTGGATACCATAGAAATTACAAACCCCGGCATCAGCGGCAAAAGCATTTTGAAGTTTTCGCAGAGTCTTGCTTTATGGGACACATTGACTGCGGCTGCGCTTAAAGATGAACTGATTCTGGAAGGAGCCGCCCAGCTGTTAGGGGTGGTATTGTCCAGCAGTAATTCGCCCGACCGCAAGCCGGATGAAGGCGGCGAACGCTTGCTGCTCAGCTTCGATCAGGTCGACTTTGATGACCCGGCCGATTCAGACCTGCCTGTTACGGTTTCAGTTACTGTCGTGTCTCGCTTCGGCAGTTTGAGCGCAGGAAACTTCAAGGCAGAACAACAGCAACGCAAACTCGCTAGCGGCAAAATTGTGGTCTTGGGAGGATAA
- a CDS encoding beta-ketoacyl-[acyl-carrier-protein] synthase family protein, with translation MTEAIVVSGIGIISPLGSNCSSAVQALQTRKTGIEKIHDFESGQFHGSVKDFNVEDYINPREARKMDPISCYTIAAGNQALEQAGLTIEDRKDCGLLVGTGFSGLKSVVEHQKKFLRDGITTLSPFHFPNTVYNASAGLAAIKLGIAGPNSTVTGVDVSGEQAIQYAVMMLHQGMAERVLVIGVDELSTALIKGFSDMRLLDQNADAPACPFSRSRSGFNLSEGCAALLLETEASARSRSAKSLAKIEGIGLCAAASDSYEFDRSGHYARTAIEQALQRAEQPLSAIDWISSAANGSKALDAADMNLWPALLADSSAKITALKAFTGEFAGSGVLRLALGIASMLQGFIPAMAPDKDYDENIAPYLNFDVSAAPAQRFLHQGSGIGGSQVAMIVNCRPAA, from the coding sequence ATGACTGAAGCAATTGTAGTAAGCGGCATCGGCATCATCAGCCCGTTAGGTTCAAACTGCAGCAGCGCTGTTCAGGCGTTACAGACCCGGAAAACCGGCATTGAAAAAATCCACGACTTCGAATCCGGGCAATTTCACGGCTCAGTAAAGGATTTTAACGTTGAGGACTATATCAACCCGCGTGAAGCCCGCAAAATGGATCCCATCAGTTGCTATACCATCGCGGCCGGCAATCAGGCATTGGAACAGGCCGGACTGACCATAGAGGATCGAAAAGACTGCGGTTTGCTGGTAGGTACTGGTTTTTCCGGTCTTAAAAGCGTGGTCGAGCATCAGAAAAAATTTCTGCGCGACGGCATTACAACTTTGAGTCCGTTCCATTTTCCGAACACCGTTTACAACGCCAGCGCGGGTCTTGCCGCGATAAAACTAGGTATTGCCGGACCCAATTCGACGGTTACCGGCGTCGACGTCAGCGGCGAACAAGCCATACAGTATGCGGTGATGATGCTGCACCAAGGCATGGCTGAACGGGTGCTGGTCATCGGAGTTGATGAACTGAGCACCGCGCTGATCAAAGGCTTTAGCGATATGCGATTACTGGATCAAAACGCAGATGCGCCGGCCTGTCCGTTTTCCCGCTCGCGTTCCGGTTTTAACTTGAGTGAAGGTTGCGCCGCGTTATTACTGGAAACCGAAGCATCGGCACGTTCGCGTTCGGCCAAATCGTTGGCGAAGATTGAAGGTATTGGCTTATGCGCTGCGGCATCCGACAGCTATGAATTCGACCGCTCAGGCCACTATGCCCGTACCGCGATTGAACAGGCATTACAGCGGGCAGAGCAGCCGTTGTCTGCTATTGACTGGATTTCCAGCGCAGCAAACGGCAGTAAGGCTTTGGATGCCGCAGATATGAATTTATGGCCGGCGCTGCTGGCGGATTCATCGGCCAAAATTACTGCACTTAAAGCCTTTACCGGAGAATTTGCAGGATCAGGCGTATTGCGACTGGCGTTAGGAATTGCTTCGATGCTGCAGGGATTTATCCCGGCGATGGCCCCGGACAAGGATTATGATGAAAACATTGCTCCCTATTTGAATTTTGACGTGTCTGCAGCACCAGCCCAACGCTTTTTGCATCAAGGCTCCGGCATTGGCGGCAGTCAGGTTGCGATGATCGTCAATTGTCGGCCGGCAGCTTAA
- a CDS encoding MBL fold metallo-hydrolase produces MCELASVFRLNKPSRWTLHAGATLIIDGDRRILVDSGYFETAAELDSVLQKTVRLTREDLTDVYYTHLHYDHYRPLILGNPDLRFHMPQVEFQFIGELMQFRRDEKRFSAFLQETHELIAPVFLRQFLSFANDPRYELDVIADKNEIHLCQPSEQLTAHVKTVDLSGHCPGQLGLEIETGHGTGIVAGDAVICINDFLAQDTHHHLIVHNREKLLSSRQRVAQADFVIPGHGDWFDPSNNSLVTFQEKIL; encoded by the coding sequence GTGTGTGAACTTGCATCGGTTTTCCGCCTGAATAAACCATCTCGCTGGACTTTGCATGCCGGCGCCACGCTGATCATAGACGGCGATCGGCGTATTTTGGTGGATTCCGGCTATTTCGAAACGGCAGCCGAACTCGATTCCGTTTTACAAAAAACGGTCCGCCTGACTCGCGAAGACCTGACCGACGTGTATTACACCCATCTTCATTACGATCATTACCGGCCATTGATTCTGGGCAACCCTGACCTGCGGTTTCATATGCCGCAAGTTGAATTTCAATTCATCGGCGAATTAATGCAATTCCGTCGTGATGAAAAGCGTTTCAGCGCATTTCTGCAAGAGACGCATGAGCTGATCGCACCGGTATTTTTACGGCAGTTTTTAAGTTTTGCCAACGATCCCCGTTACGAGTTGGACGTAATCGCCGACAAAAACGAAATTCACTTATGCCAACCGTCGGAGCAATTGACGGCTCATGTGAAAACGGTTGACCTGTCCGGGCACTGTCCGGGCCAGTTGGGACTGGAAATTGAAACCGGACATGGCACCGGAATTGTCGCCGGTGATGCGGTCATTTGCATCAACGATTTCCTGGCCCAAGACACCCATCATCATCTGATTGTTCACAACCGTGAAAAACTGCTGTCTTCACGACAAAGAGTGGCACAAGCCGATTTTGTGATACCCGGACATGGCGACTGGTTTGATCCTAGTAACAACTCACTTGTCACTTTCCAGGAGAAAATTTTATGA
- the fabG gene encoding 3-oxoacyl-[acyl-carrier-protein] reductase: MMNSTPRVVLVTGASRGIGRAIAKQFGLGGDKVAVNYCNSADKSEALCREIQSENGEARAYAANVANAGEVEAMIDAIENELGPIDVLINNAGILKDNYLVMMSEKAWDDVIDINLKGTFLCCRSVAKKMMTRRHGKIINMVSISGLIGTPGQANYAASKGGVIAITRSMAKELGRYGITVNAVAPGFIETEMLAGMNQKQLNAHLQAIPLGRVGTTDEVAKITSFIASPSNSYMTGQVIVIDGGLSV; the protein is encoded by the coding sequence ATGATGAACTCTACACCACGAGTCGTGTTGGTTACCGGCGCATCCAGAGGCATAGGCAGGGCCATCGCAAAACAGTTTGGACTGGGCGGCGATAAAGTAGCCGTCAACTATTGCAATAGTGCCGACAAGTCGGAAGCACTTTGCCGGGAAATTCAGTCCGAAAACGGCGAAGCACGCGCCTACGCAGCCAATGTTGCCAATGCCGGTGAAGTTGAAGCGATGATCGATGCAATCGAAAACGAGCTGGGACCTATCGATGTATTGATCAACAATGCCGGCATTCTCAAAGACAATTATCTGGTCATGATGTCGGAAAAAGCTTGGGACGACGTGATCGATATCAACCTTAAAGGCACTTTTTTATGCTGCCGCAGCGTTGCCAAAAAAATGATGACCCGCCGCCACGGAAAAATTATCAATATGGTGTCGATCAGCGGCCTTATCGGTACACCCGGACAGGCTAATTACGCTGCATCCAAAGGTGGCGTCATCGCAATTACGCGCTCCATGGCTAAAGAACTGGGCCGTTACGGCATTACCGTCAACGCTGTGGCACCAGGATTTATCGAAACCGAAATGCTGGCGGGCATGAACCAGAAACAGCTGAACGCCCATTTGCAGGCGATACCGTTGGGCCGAGTGGGTACAACCGATGAGGTCGCAAAAATAACCTCGTTTATCGCTTCGCCAAGCAACAGCTACATGACCGGACAAGTCATTGTCATTGATGGAGGCTTAAGTGTGTGA